A DNA window from bacterium BMS3Abin08 contains the following coding sequences:
- a CDS encoding uracil DNA glycosylase superfamily protein, whose protein sequence is MTEISIPDIIKVFRFYEAMGFERLPVQIKDTVCRDNPCPMKEEALGRLRDDELGECTRCGLSGKRTRIVFGEGNPDASLLLVGEAPGEEEDRQGRPFVGKAGQLLTKLIVKMGLNREGVYITNTVKCRPPDNRKPTSDEIRTCNPFLQKQIAIIKPVVIMTLGDVATKTILGDVGNISRIRGRIYSYNGIDVVPTFHPSYLLRNPGAKWQTWSDAQTVIKILEKNHK, encoded by the coding sequence ATGACTGAAATCAGCATCCCAGATATCATAAAGGTCTTCAGGTTTTATGAGGCAATGGGGTTTGAGAGACTCCCGGTTCAAATCAAGGACACCGTCTGCAGGGACAACCCCTGCCCGATGAAGGAAGAGGCCCTCGGAAGACTGAGGGATGATGAATTAGGAGAATGTACAAGATGTGGCCTCTCAGGGAAAAGGACAAGGATAGTATTCGGTGAAGGAAACCCCGACGCCTCGCTTTTGTTGGTTGGGGAGGCGCCCGGTGAAGAGGAGGACAGGCAGGGGAGGCCTTTTGTCGGAAAGGCAGGTCAGCTTCTCACGAAACTCATCGTTAAAATGGGATTGAACAGGGAGGGGGTATATATAACCAACACTGTAAAGTGCCGTCCCCCGGATAACAGAAAACCCACATCCGATGAAATCAGGACATGCAATCCCTTTCTGCAAAAACAGATAGCAATTATTAAACCCGTTGTCATAATGACCCTCGGAGACGTTGCCACAAAAACAATACTGGGTGATGTGGGTAATATATCGCGGATTCGTGGCAGGATTTACAGTTACAACGGGATAGACGTCGTCCCCACCTTCCATCCCTCATATCTCCTCAGAAATCCGGGAGCCAAATGGCAGACCTGGAGTGACGCGCAGACGGTAATAAAAATTCTTGAAAAAAACCATAAATGA
- the rpsU_2 gene encoding 30S ribosomal protein S21 → MEIRVIDSNIEKAIKDLKRRLEREGLFKEVKKRRFYEKPSEKKKRKRIEAKKRRIKALRFRRHR, encoded by the coding sequence GTGGAGATAAGAGTTATAGACTCCAATATTGAAAAAGCCATCAAGGATCTGAAACGTAGGTTAGAAAGGGAAGGTCTTTTTAAGGAGGTAAAAAAGAGGCGATTTTATGAAAAGCCCTCTGAAAAAAAGAAGCGGAAACGGATAGAGGCAAAGAAACGAAGGATTAAAGCACTTAGATTTAGAAGGCATAGATAG
- the cspL gene encoding cold shock protein 2 produces the protein MVNGTVKWFNETKGYGFITSEDGSDVFVHYSSIQDDGFKSLAEGDSVSFDIEQGPKGPKAINVVKI, from the coding sequence ATGGTTAATGGAACTGTTAAGTGGTTTAACGAAACCAAGGGTTATGGCTTTATCACCAGTGAAGACGGCAGCGATGTGTTTGTCCATTATTCTTCCATTCAGGATGATGGGTTTAAGTCTCTTGCCGAGGGTGATTCAGTCAGCTTCGATATCGAACAGGGCCCCAAAGGTCCCAAGGCAATTAATGTTGTTAAGATCTGA